A section of the Acidobacterium capsulatum ATCC 51196 genome encodes:
- the mazG gene encoding nucleoside triphosphate pyrophosphohydrolase yields MTGIHQNGPNLDYSKGMAGAEEAGKRFSEAVAIMARLRGPEGCPWDREQDFHSIRKYTLEEVYEVFDAIETGNWDELRSELGDLLLQVLFYAQMAAEPGYFDVADVVETLNLKLIRRHPHVFGDEAAAAAGNRAEGMETSGIDAGQVLRNWEEIKKQERKQQAGNSRRLLDEVPRSLPALMEATKLGSKAAKVGFDWPEVQGLLAKVREETAEVEAELAQSEGQRKIEEEIGDLLFTVANLARHLKVDPELALRDANAKFRRRFAQMEEASTEPLEQRSAGELEELWAAAKQTEHMERVR; encoded by the coding sequence ATGACGGGAATTCACCAGAACGGCCCGAATCTGGATTACAGTAAGGGTATGGCGGGAGCCGAAGAGGCAGGCAAACGTTTTTCAGAAGCCGTTGCCATCATGGCGCGGCTGCGCGGTCCCGAGGGATGTCCCTGGGATCGCGAGCAGGATTTCCATAGCATCCGCAAGTACACGCTCGAAGAGGTGTACGAGGTCTTCGACGCGATCGAAACAGGGAATTGGGACGAGCTGCGGTCCGAACTGGGCGATCTGCTTTTGCAGGTCCTTTTTTATGCCCAGATGGCCGCCGAGCCGGGCTATTTCGACGTTGCAGACGTCGTTGAGACGCTCAATCTCAAGCTGATTCGCCGCCACCCTCATGTCTTTGGCGATGAAGCCGCCGCGGCTGCGGGCAATCGCGCCGAAGGCATGGAAACCAGCGGCATCGACGCCGGTCAGGTGCTGCGCAACTGGGAAGAGATCAAGAAGCAGGAGCGCAAGCAGCAGGCTGGCAATTCCCGGCGGCTGCTCGATGAAGTCCCACGCTCTCTGCCCGCGCTGATGGAAGCCACCAAGCTCGGCTCGAAGGCCGCGAAAGTCGGCTTTGACTGGCCAGAGGTGCAGGGGCTGCTCGCCAAAGTTCGCGAAGAAACCGCCGAAGTAGAAGCCGAGTTGGCGCAATCAGAAGGCCAGAGGAAAATTGAGGAAGAGATTGGCGATCTGCTGTTTACGGTCGCAAACCTCGCGCGTCACTTGAAGGTTGATCCCGAGCTGGCACTGCGCGATGCCAACGCAAAGTTCCGCCGCCGCTTCGCTCAAATGGAAGAGGCTAGCACGGAGCCGCTGGAGCAGCGCTCCGCCGGGGAACTGGAAGAGTTGTGGGCTGCCGCCAAGCAGACGGAGCACATGGAGAGGGTACGCTGA
- a CDS encoding GNAT family N-acetyltransferase has translation MPTLALPGRRIAVRSGRTAVLRACESLDELGACVRMQGDVWGYEGNDIIPRRAFIVARHIGGQVIGAFEEHSGTLVGFAMALPGVKQGINGEPSRPYLHSHMLAVDPGWRNEGLGQQLKRFQREEALSRGIDHMEWTFDPLEIKNAFLNIHRLGAIVRCYLPDFYGVSSSRLQNGLPTDRLVAEWRLASSRVAGVLAGDFGPIPPIEERMMIPAQMASWKTSGDVARALEVQQNLRKQFQQAFQAGLAVVNFCVDEAGNGIYELAAWPQ, from the coding sequence ATGCCGACCCTGGCTCTCCCCGGCAGGCGCATCGCTGTTCGCAGCGGCCGCACCGCTGTCTTGCGTGCCTGCGAGTCGCTGGACGAACTGGGGGCCTGCGTCCGGATGCAGGGCGATGTCTGGGGCTACGAGGGCAATGACATCATTCCGCGCCGCGCCTTCATTGTGGCGCGTCATATTGGCGGCCAGGTGATTGGCGCATTTGAGGAGCACAGCGGCACGCTGGTGGGTTTTGCCATGGCGCTGCCCGGCGTGAAGCAGGGAATCAACGGTGAGCCGTCCCGCCCCTATTTGCACTCGCACATGCTGGCCGTCGATCCCGGCTGGCGCAACGAGGGGCTGGGCCAGCAACTCAAGCGGTTTCAACGCGAAGAGGCATTGTCCCGTGGCATTGACCATATGGAATGGACATTCGATCCGCTGGAGATCAAGAATGCTTTCCTCAATATCCACAGGCTCGGGGCAATCGTCCGCTGCTATTTGCCGGACTTTTATGGTGTATCCTCATCCCGTCTTCAGAATGGGCTGCCGACGGATCGACTGGTAGCCGAATGGCGCTTGGCTTCCAGCCGGGTAGCCGGTGTTCTGGCAGGAGACTTCGGGCCAATCCCACCCATTGAGGAGAGGATGATGATTCCCGCGCAAATGGCAAGCTGGAAAACCTCTGGCGATGTCGCGCGGGCGCTGGAAGTCCAGCAGAACCTCCGCAAGCAGTTTCAACAAGCCTTCCAGGCCGGACTCGCCGTCGTGAACTTCTGCGTCGATGAGGCCGGCAACGGAATCTACGAACTCGCAGCCTGGCCACAGTGA
- the menC gene encoding o-succinylbenzoate synthase: MKIDSITLREVRMPLVKPFETSFGKTTNRRILLVELKAEGYTGWGECVAGEHPFFSDETIDTAWLVISQELAPALAAADPEHGGKCHQIFGNVRGHRMAKAALENAVWDAEAQMKEIPLSVLLGGVRETIPCGVSIGIQPTLEDLMREIEQSLAAGYQRIKLKCKPGWDVKVFEAVRNRWPDILLSCDANSAYRLRDSDHIASFDQFRLLMIEQPLWSDDFYFHSMLQKRLETPICLDESIRNRRDALAAIDMESCQIINIKNGRVGGFSEAIAVHNVAQERGIPVWCGGMLETGIGRAHNIALSSLENFTLPGDVSASSRYWAEDIIEPAVTVNAQGEIAVPDVAGRGYEVRADLIEQLTVRKEEIRALALA; encoded by the coding sequence ATGAAAATTGATTCGATTACGCTCCGCGAAGTGCGCATGCCGCTCGTGAAGCCCTTTGAGACCAGTTTCGGCAAAACCACCAACCGTCGCATTCTGCTCGTCGAACTCAAGGCCGAAGGCTATACCGGCTGGGGGGAGTGCGTCGCGGGCGAGCACCCGTTTTTCTCTGACGAAACCATCGATACGGCCTGGCTCGTCATCTCGCAGGAGCTTGCGCCCGCCCTGGCTGCGGCTGATCCTGAGCACGGGGGCAAGTGTCATCAAATTTTCGGCAACGTGCGCGGGCATCGCATGGCCAAGGCTGCGCTTGAAAATGCCGTTTGGGATGCCGAGGCGCAGATGAAGGAGATTCCCTTGTCGGTGCTGCTGGGCGGCGTGCGCGAAACCATCCCCTGCGGCGTCTCCATCGGCATTCAGCCGACGCTGGAAGACTTGATGCGTGAGATCGAGCAGTCGCTCGCGGCCGGCTATCAGCGCATCAAGCTCAAGTGCAAGCCGGGCTGGGACGTGAAGGTCTTCGAGGCGGTTCGCAATCGCTGGCCTGACATTCTGCTGAGCTGCGATGCCAACTCCGCATACCGCCTGCGCGACTCCGACCACATCGCCTCGTTTGATCAGTTCCGGTTGCTGATGATTGAGCAGCCTCTCTGGTCCGATGATTTTTACTTCCACTCCATGCTGCAGAAGCGGCTCGAAACGCCCATCTGCCTCGATGAGTCGATTCGCAACCGGCGCGACGCGCTGGCAGCCATCGATATGGAATCCTGCCAGATTATCAACATCAAAAATGGCCGTGTCGGCGGCTTCAGCGAGGCCATCGCCGTGCACAATGTCGCGCAGGAGCGCGGCATCCCCGTATGGTGCGGAGGCATGCTCGAGACCGGCATCGGCCGCGCGCACAACATTGCGCTTTCGTCGCTGGAGAACTTCACGCTGCCCGGCGATGTGTCGGCCTCCAGCCGCTACTGGGCCGAAGACATCATTGAGCCGGCCGTGACCGTCAATGCACAAGGGGAGATTGCGGTGCCCGATGTGGCCGGGCGCGGTTATGAAGTGCGTGCGGACCTCATCGAGCAGCTCACTGTACGCAAGGAAGAGATTCGCGCCCTGGCGCTCGCCTGA
- a CDS encoding aminotransferase class V-fold PLP-dependent enzyme, with protein MTQSLGRPLDRMAEDVQEAVDAWYGRLGSGWDDWLAAREHYRSLIACLIDAGCLSCVVPMTSAGEGLRTVLNALTAAKAEPIEVLMTTGEFTSTQVVLEQYAAAGRIRVRRVAPDKRGYFALQTLMDAVTAGTGLVVVSEVMFQTGQWLRNLDQLADACHAKGARLLVDAYHSLGAVPVDVRRMRTDFMTGGCYKYLRGGPGAAFLYLSPELLESGLDSGLVPLDAGWFALKPDRATDDFSRAALMPGGNAFLQDTPDVLPWYQARSGLEFTLEVGVNRLRAYGLEQLRFLRAALEDAGVPRVHGADDEHGAFLVVRHAKAALLAEALREQQIAVNARGECLRLCPDCLTRQEELLRTAAALGKLMHEIGA; from the coding sequence ATGACGCAATCGCTGGGCCGGCCGCTGGACCGCATGGCCGAAGATGTGCAAGAGGCCGTGGATGCATGGTACGGGCGGCTAGGGAGCGGATGGGACGACTGGCTGGCCGCCCGCGAACACTACCGCAGCCTGATTGCCTGCCTGATCGATGCCGGGTGCCTGTCCTGCGTGGTGCCCATGACCTCAGCGGGCGAGGGGCTGCGCACCGTGCTGAACGCGCTCACCGCCGCGAAAGCAGAACCGATAGAAGTTCTGATGACGACCGGCGAGTTCACTTCTACACAAGTCGTGCTGGAGCAATATGCCGCGGCGGGACGCATTCGAGTGCGCCGTGTGGCTCCGGATAAGCGGGGGTATTTTGCCCTGCAGACGCTGATGGATGCGGTCACGGCCGGGACGGGTCTGGTGGTGGTCTCTGAGGTCATGTTTCAGACCGGGCAGTGGCTGCGGAATCTCGACCAACTCGCAGACGCATGCCACGCGAAAGGCGCGCGCCTGCTGGTGGACGCCTACCACTCGCTGGGAGCGGTGCCGGTGGATGTGCGGCGGATGCGCACCGATTTTATGACCGGCGGCTGTTACAAATATCTTCGCGGCGGCCCGGGCGCGGCGTTTCTCTATCTTTCGCCTGAGCTACTGGAGTCCGGGCTGGATTCGGGGCTGGTTCCGCTGGACGCAGGCTGGTTTGCTCTGAAGCCCGATCGCGCCACCGATGACTTCAGCCGCGCGGCGCTCATGCCGGGTGGCAACGCCTTTCTGCAGGACACGCCCGATGTGCTGCCGTGGTACCAGGCGCGCAGCGGCCTCGAGTTCACACTGGAAGTCGGCGTCAACCGTTTGCGCGCCTATGGGCTGGAGCAGCTCCGCTTTTTGCGAGCGGCGCTCGAAGATGCCGGTGTACCGCGCGTGCATGGGGCAGACGACGAGCACGGAGCATTTCTGGTGGTGCGCCACGCCAAGGCAGCCCTGCTGGCCGAAGCGCTGCGCGAGCAGCAGATTGCGGTGAATGCGCGCGGAGAGTGCCTGCGTCTCTGCCCGGATTGCCTCACGCGGCAGGAAGAACTGCTGCGGACGGCCGCCGCACTGGGCAAGCTGATGCATGAAATAGGCGCGTAA
- a CDS encoding DUF2911 domain-containing protein produces the protein MKRLLLSFGLAALVTASTFSASAQMKKKAPLSPPEQVSAMANGQTISIKYSSPRVRGREGHIFGPGGLISHDVHYPVWRAGANAATTLTTTADLTIGHLEVPKGTYTLFVNIKDPNHWVLIVNKETGEWGLAYKAADDLGSVPMHMHKPKHMIEDLVWKIKINDQGKGKLVLAWENHKASVPFRMH, from the coding sequence ATGAAGCGTTTGCTGTTGTCATTTGGCCTGGCCGCTCTGGTGACGGCTTCCACATTTTCAGCCTCTGCACAGATGAAGAAGAAGGCTCCGCTCAGCCCGCCTGAGCAGGTGTCGGCCATGGCGAATGGGCAGACCATCAGCATCAAGTACTCGTCGCCACGGGTGCGCGGCCGCGAGGGCCACATCTTTGGCCCGGGCGGACTTATCAGCCATGATGTGCATTATCCCGTATGGCGGGCCGGCGCAAATGCCGCCACCACGCTGACCACCACCGCGGACCTGACCATCGGCCATCTCGAAGTGCCCAAGGGCACCTACACGCTCTTTGTGAACATCAAAGACCCCAATCATTGGGTGCTGATTGTGAACAAGGAGACCGGCGAATGGGGCCTGGCCTACAAGGCCGCCGATGACCTCGGCAGCGTCCCGATGCACATGCACAAGCCGAAGCACATGATCGAAGACCTGGTGTGGAAGATCAAGATCAACGATCAGGGCAAAGGCAAGCTGGTGCTCGCCTGGGAGAACCATAAGGCCTCGGTTCCCTTCCGGATGCACTGA
- a CDS encoding acyl-CoA dehydrogenase family protein, with amino-acid sequence MAFPFQGVDFLNFDSLLTEDERMVRDTTRRFVEENLIPIIEQCNREGRFPRELVKPMGELGFFGANLEGYGCAGMSNIEYGLVMQELERGDSGLRSFVSVQSALVMYPIYAFGSEEQKNEWLPKLATGEKLGCFGLTEPDFGSNPGGMRTRARKTADGYVLNGEKMWITSGSIADVAVIWAKVEDEDDRVRGFLVETDRKGFEARDVHGKWSLRASVTSGLSLQDVHVPAKNLLPGTGGLKSPLMCLNQARYGISWGVIGAAMACYDTALQYTQTRKQFRDQPLASHQLVQEKLAWMITEISKAQLLIHHVGKLKDAGKVGFEHISMAKRNNVWMALECTRISRDMLGGNGITDDYPIMRHMMNLESVKTYEGTHDIHTLIIGNSVTGIPAF; translated from the coding sequence ATGGCCTTCCCGTTTCAAGGCGTTGATTTTCTCAACTTTGACTCACTCCTCACCGAAGACGAGCGCATGGTGCGCGACACCACGCGGCGCTTTGTGGAAGAGAACCTGATCCCGATCATTGAGCAGTGCAACCGCGAGGGGCGCTTTCCGCGCGAGCTGGTCAAGCCGATGGGCGAGCTGGGCTTCTTTGGCGCCAATCTTGAGGGCTATGGCTGTGCCGGCATGTCCAACATCGAGTACGGGCTGGTCATGCAGGAGCTGGAGCGGGGCGACTCGGGCCTGCGCAGCTTTGTGAGCGTGCAGTCGGCGCTGGTGATGTATCCGATTTATGCCTTTGGCTCAGAAGAGCAGAAGAACGAGTGGCTGCCGAAGCTGGCCACGGGCGAAAAGCTGGGCTGCTTTGGGCTGACCGAGCCGGATTTTGGCTCGAACCCCGGAGGCATGCGGACCCGAGCCCGCAAGACCGCCGATGGCTATGTACTCAATGGCGAGAAGATGTGGATCACCTCAGGCAGCATCGCGGATGTGGCCGTGATCTGGGCCAAGGTGGAAGACGAAGACGATCGCGTGCGCGGCTTTCTGGTGGAGACGGATCGCAAGGGCTTCGAGGCGCGGGACGTGCATGGCAAGTGGTCGCTGCGCGCGTCGGTCACCTCGGGGCTTTCGCTGCAGGACGTGCATGTGCCTGCGAAGAATCTGCTGCCGGGCACCGGCGGGCTGAAGTCGCCGCTGATGTGCCTCAACCAGGCGCGCTACGGCATCAGTTGGGGAGTGATTGGCGCGGCGATGGCCTGCTATGACACGGCGCTGCAATACACGCAGACGCGCAAGCAGTTTCGCGACCAGCCGCTAGCCAGCCACCAGCTTGTGCAGGAGAAGCTGGCATGGATGATCACCGAAATCAGCAAGGCGCAACTGCTGATTCACCACGTGGGCAAGCTCAAGGATGCAGGCAAGGTGGGCTTTGAGCACATCTCCATGGCCAAGCGGAACAACGTGTGGATGGCGCTGGAGTGCACGCGCATCTCGCGCGACATGCTCGGCGGCAACGGCATCACCGACGACTACCCGATCATGCGGCACATGATGAATCTTGAATCGGTGAAGACGTATGAGGGCACGCATGACATTCACACGCTGATCATTGGCAACAGCGTGACGGGGATTCCGGCGTTTTAG
- a CDS encoding putative bifunctional diguanylate cyclase/phosphodiesterase, with product MNFDGLLTALVLGALVLIFGSILRRSGHAGLRFWFLGWTLILIHVVVQWLGLPFASQESQTVVVIDMLLLAGAAFLLSLIPTPSFKPAMILCAVMFGVSASLYSALVIIGITQPWLMWPLFAASCISLSVTLLHAQENRRRRDRLLRIAVAVVTATLAGIDFFFNPPLDGGLLALLSAIYLADGLAYYRRFRRISSGVCTTLLGFAAWGLVWPVASLLGHYAPHFQAPPVLWNLPKLFVAIGMILTLLEQETLRMAREAERNRTLYDKSQCGLFLTNMSGTLLDCNDALARMSSRGSSQAMIGTSAVACYADPAERDLWIRDILRDGSIENRELHLIRPDGTAWIALMNAKLRRDLRGQPMEIEGALLDVTEHRRMHRQLLWQARHDPLTGLANRASMEDAVQQALAGADANGSQVAMICMDLDQFKWINDNHGHTIGDGFLRAFAQRLKTAVTAPDLLGRVGGDEFLLLLRNVSSEQDAAERLERVLKTLDKPLEVEGHTLRPSVSAGVAIYPCDSAHAADLRRHADHALYRAKEMGRDQYQFYSRNRKKIDDDIALERLLHRGLKENWFVLHYQPQMFADGGFFGVEALLRFQHPERGLLQPADFLSIAERNGLLHPLGEWVIEEACRQHREWQSQGLPMLTMTVNVSAVQFNRPDFCESVERILLRQQMPPEYLELEITESLVMNDCEDSVAQMKRLKELGIRIAVDDFGTGYSSLSYLHRLPIDVLKIDRSFIEKLQEPHGTLPIVEAIISLANSLHLQVVAEGIEHDFQRQLLRHLGAHRLQGYLYSQAIPGQRLGEFLMAQGLWRIQGGASMQALTAVASAAH from the coding sequence ATGAATTTCGATGGCCTTTTGACGGCTCTGGTTCTGGGCGCTCTGGTCCTGATTTTCGGATCGATTTTGCGGCGCAGCGGTCATGCCGGTTTGCGCTTCTGGTTTCTGGGCTGGACTCTGATTCTGATTCATGTGGTGGTGCAATGGCTGGGTCTGCCCTTTGCCAGCCAGGAGAGCCAGACCGTCGTGGTGATCGACATGCTCCTGCTGGCTGGAGCAGCGTTTCTTCTGTCCCTGATTCCGACACCAAGTTTCAAGCCTGCAATGATCCTGTGCGCCGTCATGTTCGGCGTATCGGCCAGTCTGTATTCGGCATTGGTGATTATTGGAATCACCCAGCCCTGGCTGATGTGGCCGCTGTTTGCCGCCAGTTGCATCAGCCTGAGCGTAACCCTGCTGCATGCACAGGAAAACCGAAGGCGGCGCGACCGGCTGCTGAGGATAGCCGTGGCAGTGGTCACGGCCACACTGGCCGGCATTGATTTCTTCTTTAACCCTCCGCTCGATGGTGGACTGCTGGCACTGCTGAGCGCGATCTATCTCGCTGACGGGCTCGCGTACTACCGGCGCTTTCGCAGAATCTCGAGCGGTGTGTGCACGACCTTGCTGGGCTTTGCCGCCTGGGGGCTGGTGTGGCCTGTGGCTTCTTTGCTCGGCCACTACGCACCCCACTTTCAGGCTCCGCCGGTGCTTTGGAATCTGCCGAAGCTGTTTGTAGCGATCGGCATGATTCTGACGCTGCTGGAGCAGGAAACCCTGCGCATGGCACGCGAGGCCGAGCGCAATCGCACGCTCTATGACAAAAGCCAGTGCGGATTATTCCTGACGAACATGAGCGGCACGTTGCTGGACTGCAATGATGCGCTGGCGCGGATGAGTTCGCGTGGATCTTCGCAGGCGATGATCGGCACCAGTGCCGTTGCGTGCTATGCCGACCCGGCAGAACGTGATCTGTGGATCAGAGACATTCTGCGGGATGGCTCGATAGAAAATCGCGAATTGCACCTGATTCGCCCGGACGGCACGGCGTGGATCGCGCTGATGAATGCGAAGCTGCGGAGAGACCTTCGCGGACAGCCGATGGAGATTGAAGGCGCCCTGCTCGACGTCACAGAGCACCGGCGCATGCACCGGCAACTGCTGTGGCAGGCACGGCATGATCCTTTGACCGGGCTGGCCAATCGCGCCAGTATGGAAGACGCCGTGCAACAGGCGCTGGCCGGCGCGGACGCAAATGGATCACAGGTCGCGATGATCTGCATGGACCTGGACCAGTTCAAGTGGATCAACGACAACCACGGTCACACTATTGGCGATGGCTTTTTGCGCGCCTTTGCGCAGCGTCTCAAGACTGCCGTCACTGCCCCTGACCTGCTCGGCCGCGTGGGAGGAGACGAGTTTCTGCTGCTGCTGCGCAACGTCAGCAGCGAGCAGGACGCCGCCGAGCGCCTGGAACGCGTGCTGAAAACGCTGGACAAACCGCTCGAAGTGGAAGGCCACACGCTGCGCCCGTCTGTCAGCGCGGGAGTTGCGATTTATCCTTGCGACAGCGCACATGCGGCAGACTTGCGCCGCCATGCCGACCACGCGCTCTACCGCGCCAAAGAAATGGGGCGCGATCAATACCAGTTCTACTCGCGCAATCGCAAGAAGATCGACGACGACATTGCGCTGGAACGGCTTTTGCACCGCGGCCTCAAAGAAAACTGGTTTGTGCTGCACTACCAGCCGCAGATGTTTGCAGACGGCGGATTTTTTGGTGTGGAAGCCCTGCTTCGCTTTCAGCATCCGGAGCGCGGACTGTTGCAGCCGGCGGACTTTCTCAGCATTGCCGAACGCAACGGGCTGCTGCATCCGCTGGGCGAGTGGGTGATTGAAGAGGCGTGCCGCCAACATCGCGAGTGGCAGAGCCAGGGCCTGCCCATGCTGACCATGACCGTGAACGTCTCTGCCGTGCAATTTAACCGGCCCGACTTTTGCGAGAGCGTGGAGCGCATTCTGCTGCGCCAGCAAATGCCGCCGGAGTATCTGGAACTGGAGATCACCGAATCGCTCGTGATGAATGACTGCGAAGATTCCGTGGCGCAGATGAAGCGGCTGAAAGAGCTTGGCATTCGCATTGCCGTCGATGATTTTGGCACCGGCTATTCTTCGCTGAGCTATCTGCACCGCCTGCCGATCGATGTGCTCAAAATCGACCGCTCATTTATTGAAAAGCTGCAGGAGCCGCATGGCACGCTGCCGATTGTGGAAGCGATTATTTCCCTGGCCAATTCGCTTCATCTGCAGGTAGTCGCCGAAGGCATTGAGCATGATTTTCAGCGCCAGCTCTTGCGGCATCTGGGGGCCCACCGCTTGCAGGGGTACCTGTACTCGCAGGCCATCCCCGGGCAGCGGCTGGGGGAGTTCCTCATGGCGCAAGGCTTGTGGCGCATCCAGGGAGGCGCGAGCATGCAAGCGCTCACAGCGGTGGCCAGCGCGGCGCACTGA
- a CDS encoding ABC transporter ATP-binding protein: MSTATHPIAEPAASSTEPVVVFSHVSIGFDGKPVLKDISFELRHGETRILLGPAGVGKSVLLKLTNGLLMPDAGCITVFGKDLCHMKERDLFALRGEIGTVFQEGALFDSMNVRDNVAFRLIEEHLPDEEIDRRVEEALRFVELEHTMKKLPSELSGGMRRRVAIARAIVTEPKLLLYDSPTGGLDPITSTTIIELVIKQRDASQTSSLVVTHRLQDAFMMATHRYDSDCKCIKALPKGETDPNTSFLVLHEGQLVFDGTTEELVRSDDPFLRDYLR, translated from the coding sequence ATGAGCACAGCCACCCATCCAATTGCCGAGCCTGCCGCGAGTTCCACCGAGCCTGTGGTCGTGTTTAGTCACGTCTCGATTGGATTTGACGGCAAGCCGGTGCTCAAGGACATCTCCTTTGAGCTGCGGCACGGGGAGACGAGAATTCTGCTGGGCCCGGCCGGCGTGGGCAAAAGTGTTCTGCTGAAGCTGACGAACGGGCTGCTGATGCCCGACGCCGGCTGCATCACCGTCTTTGGCAAAGATCTGTGCCACATGAAAGAGCGGGATCTCTTTGCGCTGCGAGGCGAGATCGGAACGGTCTTCCAGGAAGGCGCGCTTTTTGATTCCATGAACGTGCGCGACAATGTGGCGTTTCGCCTCATTGAGGAGCACCTGCCCGATGAGGAAATTGACCGCCGCGTCGAAGAGGCGCTGCGCTTTGTCGAGCTGGAGCACACGATGAAGAAGCTGCCATCGGAGCTTTCCGGCGGCATGCGGCGGCGCGTGGCGATTGCCCGCGCGATTGTCACCGAGCCGAAGCTGCTGCTTTACGATTCGCCGACCGGGGGGCTTGACCCCATCACTTCGACCACCATTATCGAACTGGTGATCAAGCAGCGCGATGCCTCACAGACCTCCTCGCTGGTGGTGACTCACCGCCTGCAGGACGCCTTCATGATGGCCACTCACCGCTACGATTCCGACTGCAAGTGCATCAAAGCATTGCCCAAAGGGGAAACCGATCCCAATACCAGCTTTCTGGTTCTGCACGAAGGACAACTGGTTTTTGACGGGACCACCGAAGAGCTGGTCCGGTCAGATGATCCCTTTCTGCGCGACTATTTGAGATAG
- a CDS encoding MlaE family ABC transporter permease — MPIATLDTTAKRWVLSVQEYALLTTRALLNLFRRPFYWSDIVFQADYIGIGSLPIVILTGFFTGGVLALNSASTLAQFGATAVTGQLVSLSMIKELGPVLTSLMVSGRNASGMASELGSMIVTEQVDAMRALGTDPMKKLVMPRIVATVCMMFFLTIVSDAIGTLGGAFVSGILLGQNTSQYFHTAYQALRYPDVFEGLIKPVIFGFIIATIGCFYGMKTRGGTQGVGRSTTQAVVVASVLIIATDFFISQIVISIFGR, encoded by the coding sequence ATGCCCATAGCCACGCTGGATACGACTGCAAAACGCTGGGTTCTTTCTGTGCAGGAGTATGCGCTGCTGACCACGCGCGCCCTGCTGAACCTCTTTCGGCGTCCTTTCTATTGGTCCGACATTGTTTTTCAGGCCGACTACATCGGCATTGGCTCGCTGCCGATCGTAATTCTGACCGGCTTTTTCACCGGCGGCGTCCTCGCTCTGAACAGCGCCTCCACGCTGGCGCAGTTTGGCGCCACAGCGGTCACCGGCCAGTTGGTCAGCCTGTCGATGATCAAGGAGCTCGGCCCGGTGCTGACCAGCCTCATGGTCAGCGGGCGCAATGCGTCGGGCATGGCCAGCGAGCTAGGCTCAATGATTGTGACCGAGCAGGTGGATGCCATGCGGGCGCTCGGCACCGACCCGATGAAAAAGCTGGTGATGCCCCGCATCGTGGCGACGGTCTGCATGATGTTTTTCCTCACGATTGTCTCCGACGCTATCGGCACCCTGGGCGGAGCTTTCGTCTCGGGCATCCTGCTGGGGCAGAACACCTCGCAGTACTTTCACACGGCTTACCAGGCGCTGCGGTATCCAGATGTGTTTGAAGGGCTGATCAAGCCGGTGATCTTTGGCTTCATCATCGCGACGATCGGCTGTTTCTATGGGATGAAGACGCGTGGCGGCACGCAAGGTGTGGGTCGCTCGACCACGCAGGCGGTGGTGGTGGCCTCGGTGCTGATCATTGCGACAGACTTCTTTATCAGCCAAATCGTGATCAGCATTTTTGGACGATAG